The following proteins are encoded in a genomic region of Streptomyces lunaelactis:
- the cbiQ gene encoding cobalt ECF transporter T component CbiQ translates to MGAGHSHKLYRHGHSPVHDLPPHCKLVAVFCFVLVVVSTPREAVWAFALYAVLLAAVAAAAAIPARFLLRRLLIEIPFVAFALLMPFVVPGEQVSVLGIPMSVPGLWGAWNILAKGTLGVAASVILASTTELRSLLLGLQRLRLPPLLVQIASFMIRYGDVITDEMRRMSIARRSRGFEASGVRHWGVLAKSAGALFIRSYERGERVHLAMVSRGYTGTMPVIDEVTASRAQWTYAAALPLTALAVCLLGWTL, encoded by the coding sequence ATGGGCGCGGGCCACTCGCACAAGCTCTACCGGCACGGGCACTCGCCGGTCCACGACCTGCCGCCGCACTGCAAGCTCGTCGCCGTCTTCTGCTTCGTGCTGGTCGTGGTCTCCACGCCGCGCGAGGCGGTCTGGGCCTTTGCCCTGTACGCGGTGCTGCTCGCCGCGGTCGCGGCCGCGGCCGCAATCCCCGCCCGGTTCCTGCTGCGCCGGCTCCTCATCGAGATCCCGTTCGTGGCCTTCGCGCTGCTGATGCCCTTCGTGGTGCCCGGCGAGCAGGTCTCCGTACTCGGCATCCCGATGAGCGTCCCCGGCCTCTGGGGCGCCTGGAACATCCTCGCCAAGGGGACGCTGGGCGTCGCCGCGTCCGTCATCCTCGCCTCGACGACCGAGCTGCGCTCCCTGCTGCTCGGCCTCCAGCGGCTCAGACTGCCGCCGCTGCTGGTCCAGATCGCGTCCTTCATGATCCGGTACGGCGATGTCATCACCGACGAGATGCGCCGGATGTCCATCGCGCGCAGGTCACGCGGGTTCGAGGCGAGCGGCGTGCGGCACTGGGGCGTCCTCGCCAAGTCCGCGGGCGCCCTCTTCATCCGCTCCTACGAGCGCGGCGAGCGGGTGCATCTTGCGATGGTGAGCCGGGGGTACACCGGGACCATGCCGGTCATCGACGAGGTGACCGCGAGCCGCGCGCAGTGGACGTACGCCGCCGCACTCCCGCTGACCGCCCTCGCGGTCTGTCTGCTTGGCTGGACGCTATGA
- a CDS encoding energy-coupling factor ABC transporter permease produces MHVPDGFINAPVSVAAGVVAAGAVAVSLRGARRELGGSAVALAGAERTAPLAGLVAAFIFAVQMLNFPVAAGTSGHLLGGALAAILVGPFTGVLCIAVVLLMQGLLFADGGLTALGVNITVMGVVTVVVAYALFRGLVTVLPRGRRSITVASFVAAVVSVPAAAGAFTLIYAIGGTTDVPVGKVLTAMVGVHGLIGIGEAVITMLTVGAVVAVRPDLVHGARGLSTPLKLRIGGELVDAEPAAAPAPVAARSPRKLWLTGLVTALVLAGFVSFYASASPDGLEKVAADQGIDKNTEEHAAAGSPLADYGVEDVSDPRISGGLAGVIGVGATVVVGSGIFWAVRRRRTTDAGPTRVPESV; encoded by the coding sequence ATGCATGTCCCAGACGGATTCATCAACGCGCCGGTGTCGGTGGCCGCAGGAGTCGTCGCCGCCGGCGCCGTCGCGGTGAGTCTGCGTGGCGCCCGCCGTGAGCTGGGCGGTTCGGCAGTGGCGCTCGCCGGCGCCGAGCGCACCGCGCCGCTGGCGGGCCTCGTCGCCGCCTTCATCTTCGCCGTGCAGATGCTGAACTTTCCCGTCGCGGCAGGCACCAGTGGCCATCTGCTGGGCGGCGCGCTCGCCGCGATCCTCGTCGGTCCGTTCACCGGAGTGCTCTGCATAGCCGTCGTCCTGCTGATGCAGGGCCTCCTGTTCGCGGACGGCGGCCTCACCGCGCTCGGCGTGAACATCACCGTCATGGGCGTGGTCACGGTCGTCGTCGCGTACGCGCTCTTCCGCGGACTGGTCACGGTGCTGCCGCGCGGACGCCGCTCGATCACCGTCGCCTCCTTCGTCGCCGCGGTCGTGTCCGTACCGGCCGCGGCCGGCGCCTTCACCCTGATCTACGCGATCGGCGGGACCACCGACGTCCCCGTGGGCAAGGTGCTGACCGCGATGGTCGGCGTCCATGGCCTGATCGGCATCGGCGAGGCCGTGATCACGATGCTGACGGTGGGCGCCGTCGTCGCCGTACGGCCCGACCTGGTCCACGGCGCCCGCGGGCTCTCCACCCCACTCAAGCTGCGCATCGGCGGCGAGCTGGTCGACGCCGAGCCCGCTGCCGCCCCCGCCCCGGTCGCCGCCCGCTCGCCCCGCAAGCTCTGGCTGACCGGCCTGGTGACCGCGCTCGTCCTCGCCGGCTTCGTCTCCTTCTACGCCTCCGCCAGCCCCGACGGCCTCGAGAAGGTCGCCGCCGACCAGGGCATCGACAAGAACACGGAGGAGCACGCGGCGGCCGGCTCGCCACTCGCCGACTACGGAGTCGAGGACGTCTCCGACCCCCGGATCTCCGGCGGACTCGCGGGCGTCATCGGCGTCGGCGCCACGGTCGTCGTGGGCAGCGGGATCTTCTGGGCCGTACGCCGCCGCCGTACGACCGACGCCGGGCCGACCCGCGTGCCGGAGTCGGTCTGA
- a CDS encoding TetR/AcrR family transcriptional regulator: MARSRITPEREAELYEAVLDLLRTAGYEGLTMDAVAARTRSSKATLYRQWGSKPELVARALRHNKPVSIAEIDTGSLRGDFHAMVDRMDDCQMEKDSALMRGLAHAIHENPDLHQALRDLLIDPEMTGLDTLVQRAVDRGELPADNPALKYVPHMLVGAFIARPLIEDRSVDRDFISSYLDAVVLPALGI; the protein is encoded by the coding sequence ATGGCACGCAGCCGGATCACGCCCGAGCGCGAGGCCGAGCTGTACGAAGCCGTGCTCGACCTGCTGCGCACGGCCGGCTACGAGGGTCTCACCATGGACGCCGTCGCCGCCCGCACCCGGTCCAGCAAGGCCACCCTCTACCGCCAGTGGGGGAGCAAGCCGGAGCTGGTCGCCCGCGCACTGCGCCACAACAAGCCGGTGAGCATCGCGGAGATCGACACCGGCTCCCTGCGTGGCGACTTCCACGCGATGGTCGATCGCATGGACGACTGCCAGATGGAGAAGGACTCCGCGCTCATGCGGGGTCTGGCCCATGCCATCCACGAGAATCCCGATCTCCACCAGGCGCTGCGGGACCTGCTGATCGACCCGGAGATGACCGGGCTCGACACGCTGGTGCAGCGCGCCGTGGACCGGGGTGAACTCCCCGCGGACAACCCTGCGCTGAAATACGTCCCGCACATGCTGGTCGGCGCTTTCATCGCACGTCCGCTGATCGAGGACCGGTCGGTCGACCGGGACTTCATCTCCTCCTACCTCGATGCCGTGGTCCTCCCCGCCCTCGGCATCTGA
- a CDS encoding MMPL family transporter → MATFLYKLGRFAFRRRRLVALLWVALLALAGVGAASASTATSSSFSVPGTEAQKAFDLLEERFPGASPDGATANVVFQAPDGRKMTEPASKAEVNKAVAELKAGSDQIASVTDPYTANAVSKNGGTAYISVSYKVSSMELTDETREALEKTGTAARDAGLTVEIGGDALQAVPETGAGEIIGVGIAAVVLVITFGSLVAAGLPLLTAIIGVGIGISTITALANVLDLGSTTSTLAMMIGLAVGIDYALFIVSRYRAELAEGRSREEAAGRAVGTAGSAVVFAGLTVVIALVGLAVVNIPMLTKMGFAAAGTVVIAVLIALTLIPALLGFAGKRVLGRKARKGQPAGDKPNMGTRWARFVLRRPVMVLLVGVIGLGAIALPAASLELGLPDDGSQPVSTTQRKAYDTLSDGFGPGFNGPLLVVVDGDKGAADRTVTEIKGLDGVAAVTPPTLNKAGDTAMITVIPKDRPSSAETESLVHSIRADSGDDVLITGATAMNIDFSQKMNDALLPYLALVVGLAFLLLMVVFRSVLVPLKAALGFLLSVVAALGAVVAVFQWGWLGSLLGVEQTGPIMSMMPIFMVGVVFGLAMDYEVFLVTRMREAYVHGERPGEAIVTGFKHGARVVTAAAVIMMAVFSGFIGSSEQMIKMIGFGLAIAVLFDAFVVRMAIVPAVLALLGHKAWWLPRWLDRLLPNVDVEGEQLRKELAVGPEDPDAERELVRV, encoded by the coding sequence GTGGCCACGTTTCTCTATAAACTCGGACGGTTCGCCTTCCGGCGCCGCCGTCTCGTCGCCCTGCTGTGGGTGGCGTTGCTGGCACTCGCCGGAGTCGGCGCGGCCTCCGCGTCCACCGCCACCTCCTCGTCCTTCTCGGTCCCGGGCACGGAGGCCCAGAAGGCCTTCGACCTGCTGGAAGAGCGCTTCCCCGGGGCCAGCCCCGACGGTGCGACCGCCAATGTCGTCTTCCAGGCCCCCGACGGCCGGAAGATGACCGAACCGGCCAGCAAGGCCGAGGTGAACAAGGCGGTCGCCGAGCTGAAGGCCGGCTCCGACCAGATCGCCTCCGTCACCGACCCGTACACCGCCAACGCGGTCTCCAAGAACGGCGGGACGGCGTACATATCCGTCTCGTACAAGGTCAGCTCGATGGAGCTGACCGACGAGACCCGTGAGGCGCTGGAGAAGACCGGCACGGCCGCGCGTGACGCCGGGCTGACCGTCGAGATCGGCGGCGACGCGCTGCAGGCCGTCCCGGAGACCGGGGCGGGCGAGATCATCGGTGTCGGCATCGCCGCGGTGGTCCTGGTCATCACCTTCGGCTCGCTGGTCGCGGCCGGACTTCCGCTGCTGACCGCGATCATCGGCGTCGGCATCGGGATCTCCACGATCACCGCGCTGGCGAACGTTCTCGACCTCGGCTCCACCACATCGACGCTGGCGATGATGATCGGCCTGGCGGTCGGCATCGACTACGCGCTCTTCATCGTCTCCCGCTACCGCGCCGAGCTCGCCGAGGGCCGGAGTCGCGAGGAAGCGGCGGGACGGGCCGTCGGCACCGCGGGCTCCGCGGTCGTCTTCGCGGGCCTGACCGTGGTCATCGCGCTCGTCGGCCTCGCCGTCGTCAACATCCCGATGCTCACCAAGATGGGCTTCGCGGCCGCCGGCACGGTCGTGATCGCGGTCCTCATCGCGCTCACCCTCATCCCCGCCCTGCTCGGCTTCGCGGGCAAGCGGGTGCTCGGCCGCAAGGCGCGCAAGGGTCAGCCGGCGGGCGACAAGCCGAACATGGGCACCCGCTGGGCGCGCTTCGTGCTGCGCCGCCCGGTGATGGTGCTGCTCGTCGGTGTCATCGGCCTCGGCGCCATCGCCCTGCCGGCCGCGTCGCTGGAGTTGGGTCTGCCCGACGACGGCTCGCAGCCGGTCAGCACCACCCAGCGCAAGGCCTACGACACGCTGTCCGACGGCTTCGGCCCCGGCTTCAACGGTCCGCTGCTGGTGGTCGTCGACGGCGACAAGGGTGCGGCCGACCGTACCGTCACGGAGATCAAGGGCCTCGACGGTGTCGCGGCCGTCACCCCGCCGACCCTCAACAAGGCCGGCGACACCGCGATGATCACGGTCATACCGAAGGACCGTCCGTCCTCGGCCGAGACCGAGAGCCTCGTCCATTCCATCCGGGCGGACAGTGGTGACGACGTACTCATCACCGGTGCGACCGCGATGAACATCGACTTCTCGCAGAAGATGAACGACGCGCTGCTGCCCTATCTCGCGCTCGTCGTCGGTCTCGCCTTCCTGCTGCTGATGGTGGTCTTCCGCTCGGTGCTGGTACCGCTCAAGGCGGCCCTCGGCTTCCTGCTCTCCGTCGTCGCGGCGCTGGGCGCGGTCGTCGCCGTCTTCCAGTGGGGCTGGCTCGGCTCGCTGCTCGGCGTCGAACAGACCGGCCCGATCATGTCGATGATGCCGATCTTCATGGTGGGCGTCGTCTTCGGTCTCGCCATGGACTACGAGGTCTTCCTGGTCACGCGGATGAGGGAGGCGTACGTCCACGGGGAGCGGCCCGGCGAGGCGATCGTCACCGGCTTCAAGCACGGGGCCCGGGTCGTCACCGCGGCCGCGGTGATCATGATGGCGGTCTTCTCCGGCTTCATCGGCTCCAGTGAGCAGATGATCAAGATGATCGGCTTCGGCCTCGCGATCGCGGTCCTCTTCGACGCCTTCGTGGTCCGGATGGCGATCGTGCCCGCGGTGCTGGCGCTGCTCGGCCACAAGGCGTGGTGGCTGCCGCGCTGGCTGGACCGGCTGCTGCCCAATGTGGACGTGGAGGGCGAGCAGCTCCGCAAGGAACTCGCCGTCGGTCCCGAGGATCCGGACGCGGAGCGAGAGTTGGTACGCGTCTGA
- a CDS encoding SsgA family sporulation/cell division regulator, producing the protein MTAVVEDHALGRIVTDAPQYRSVHVALRYDPDGDPDAVSFAFPSGRDWTFPRELLETGLRGPVRRGDIEVWPCGRVQAVVEFHTPDGVAVVQFDSKVLIRFLSHTYAVAAPAGAS; encoded by the coding sequence ATGACCGCAGTCGTCGAAGATCATGCATTGGGCCGGATCGTCACGGACGCACCGCAGTACCGCTCCGTCCACGTCGCCCTCCGCTACGACCCCGACGGGGACCCGGATGCGGTGAGCTTCGCCTTCCCCAGCGGCCGGGACTGGACCTTCCCCCGCGAGCTGCTGGAGACCGGACTTCGCGGGCCCGTCCGCCGCGGTGACATAGAGGTATGGCCGTGCGGCCGGGTCCAGGCAGTGGTGGAGTTCCATACCCCGGACGGCGTAGCGGTGGTCCAGTTCGACTCCAAGGTGCTCATCCGCTTCCTGAGCCACACATACGCGGTGGCCGCACCCGCCGGCGCAAGCTGA